In Pengzhenrongella sicca, a single genomic region encodes these proteins:
- the ptsP gene encoding phosphoenolpyruvate--protein phosphotransferase — MHEYAGVGVSPGRVIGLVRQMPKPVSEPPAGEQLASSTTPDEAVTALKAASQAVQAGLSARAQDARGDARAVLEATALMAADPMLIKAAVKLVRGGASSERAIWDAAASVAEMLHNLGGYMAERATDVFDVRARLVAELRGVPAPGIPAASEPFVLVAHDLAPADTATLDPAKILALVTSGGGPQSHTAIIARALGLPAVVAAVGVEDLADGTEVYLDGTAGTITAEPGESEVAAAAAWASTASKLAVFDGDGRTADGHLVPLLANVGGAKDAVKAAAAGAQGVGLLRTEFCFLERDTEPTLDEQVAAYKGVFDEFAGKKVVIRTLDAGADKPLPFLTDASEPNPALGVRGYRTDWTSPGVLERQLAAIAAAAESSAALVWVMAPMIATVEEAGHFASMCAAAGLETPGVMVEIPSAALRAEHILGQVEFASLGTNDLTQYTMAADRQLGPLAALNSPWQPAVLQLIGLTVTGSRAEGHDKPVGVCGEAAADPALAVVLVGLGVSTLSMTPRALAAVGTVLSSVTLAQAQDLAQLALAAPSAAAAKESVRAKLPILDELGL, encoded by the coding sequence GTGCACGAGTACGCAGGAGTTGGGGTCAGCCCGGGTCGGGTGATCGGGCTGGTCCGGCAGATGCCGAAGCCCGTCAGCGAGCCGCCGGCGGGGGAGCAGCTCGCGTCGTCGACGACGCCGGACGAGGCGGTGACCGCGCTGAAGGCGGCGTCGCAGGCGGTCCAGGCGGGCCTGTCGGCGCGCGCGCAGGACGCGCGCGGCGACGCGCGCGCGGTGCTCGAGGCCACCGCGCTGATGGCCGCCGACCCGATGCTGATCAAGGCGGCCGTGAAGCTGGTCCGCGGCGGCGCGTCCAGCGAGCGCGCGATCTGGGACGCGGCCGCGTCGGTCGCGGAGATGCTGCACAACCTCGGCGGCTACATGGCCGAGCGGGCGACTGACGTCTTCGATGTGCGGGCCCGGCTGGTCGCCGAGCTGCGCGGGGTGCCCGCGCCGGGGATCCCGGCGGCGAGCGAGCCGTTCGTGCTCGTCGCGCACGACCTGGCGCCCGCGGACACCGCGACGCTCGATCCCGCGAAGATCCTCGCCCTGGTCACGTCCGGGGGAGGGCCGCAGTCCCACACGGCGATCATCGCCCGGGCCCTGGGCCTCCCGGCGGTCGTCGCGGCGGTCGGGGTCGAGGACCTGGCGGACGGCACCGAGGTGTACCTCGACGGGACGGCCGGCACGATCACGGCCGAGCCGGGCGAGAGCGAGGTCGCGGCCGCGGCCGCGTGGGCGTCGACGGCGTCCAAGCTGGCGGTCTTCGACGGCGACGGGCGCACGGCCGACGGGCACCTCGTGCCGCTGCTCGCCAACGTCGGCGGCGCGAAGGACGCTGTGAAGGCCGCCGCCGCCGGGGCGCAGGGCGTCGGCCTCCTGCGCACCGAGTTCTGCTTCCTCGAGCGCGACACGGAGCCGACCCTCGACGAGCAGGTCGCCGCATACAAGGGCGTGTTCGACGAGTTCGCCGGCAAGAAGGTCGTGATCCGCACGCTCGACGCGGGGGCCGACAAGCCGTTGCCGTTCCTCACCGACGCGAGCGAGCCCAACCCCGCCCTCGGTGTCCGCGGGTACCGGACCGACTGGACGTCGCCAGGGGTGCTCGAGCGTCAGCTCGCGGCCATCGCGGCGGCGGCCGAGAGCTCCGCGGCGCTCGTGTGGGTGATGGCGCCCATGATCGCCACGGTCGAGGAGGCGGGGCACTTCGCCTCGATGTGCGCCGCGGCGGGCCTGGAAACGCCCGGCGTGATGGTCGAGATCCCGTCCGCCGCGCTTCGCGCGGAGCACATCCTCGGCCAGGTCGAGTTCGCGAGCCTCGGCACGAACGACCTCACGCAGTACACGATGGCGGCGGACCGCCAGCTCGGCCCGCTCGCCGCGCTGAACAGCCCGTGGCAGCCGGCCGTGCTCCAGCTCATCGGCCTGACGGTCACGGGCTCGCGTGCCGAGGGGCACGACAAGCCCGTCGGGGTCTGCGGTGAGGCGGCTGCGGATCCGGCGCTCGCCGTCGTCCTGGTGGGTCTCGGCGTGTCGACCCTCTCGATGACGCCGCGCGCGCTCGCCGCGGTCGGTACCGTGCTCAGCAGCGTGACGTTGGCGCAGGCGCAGGACCTGGCTCAGCTCGCCCTCGCGGCGCCGAGCGCGGCGGCGGCGAAGGAGAGCGTCCGGGCGAAGCTGCCCATTCTCGACGAGCTGGGTCTGTGA
- a CDS encoding HPr family phosphocarrier protein: MSERKATIGSRVGLHARPAAIFAEAAGKVPLEVTIAMDGEPADDAMDASSILSLMSLGATHGDVVVLRAEGDGADEALETLAKILETDHDAA; encoded by the coding sequence ATGTCCGAACGTAAGGCCACCATCGGCAGCCGAGTGGGGCTGCACGCGCGGCCCGCCGCGATCTTCGCCGAAGCGGCCGGAAAGGTCCCGCTCGAGGTCACGATCGCGATGGACGGCGAGCCCGCCGACGACGCGATGGACGCCTCGAGCATCCTGTCCCTGATGAGCCTCGGCGCCACGCACGGCGACGTCGTGGTGCTCCGGGCCGAGGGCGATGGCGCCGACGAGGCCCTCGAGACGCTCGCCAAGATCCTCGAGACGGACCACGACGCCGCCTAG
- a CDS encoding MFS transporter has translation MTSTGVASVPKDHSIASGAKGIAKKIKKPQLRRRRLDVSHVNVVDQPMLKKALGGTIVGNTMEWYDVGVFGYLITTMGPVFLPEADASVQTLFLLGTFAATFIARPVGGVFFGWLGDKLGRQKVLAMTLILMAASTFVVGLLPGYSSIGIWAAVLLVLTKLVQGFSTGGEYAGATTFVSEYAPDNRRGFVASMLDMGSYLGFAIGAALVSVLQLTLGQAAMEDWGWRLPFLIAGPLGLIAIYFRMKIEESPTFQATLDAQQASADEPVGSDDAALKTPIGIFRAYWRKILVAMIIVAAANTVGYALTSYMPTYLTSTMGYDEVHGTLLTIPVLVIMSICIPLAGRLSDKIGRRPVLWLGSISAVVGAVPAFLLIGHGALWSTLLGLALIAVPVTFYVSNIASALPALFPTASRYGAMGIAYNFAVAIFGGTSPFIIAALITYTDDVMMPAYYLMGTSAIGAVAIYFLTESANRPLPGSMPSVDTEEEAHALVATQEENPLLDMNELPFDDTYEPAETDADLVHAGEVGEGERVPV, from the coding sequence ATGACCTCCACGGGAGTGGCCTCAGTGCCAAAAGACCACAGTATTGCCAGCGGTGCCAAGGGCATTGCGAAGAAGATTAAGAAGCCCCAATTGCGGCGCCGTCGACTCGACGTGTCGCACGTGAATGTGGTCGACCAGCCGATGTTGAAGAAAGCGCTCGGCGGGACGATCGTCGGAAACACGATGGAATGGTACGACGTCGGTGTCTTCGGTTATCTGATCACGACGATGGGGCCGGTCTTCCTGCCCGAGGCCGACGCCTCCGTCCAGACGCTGTTCCTGCTGGGCACATTCGCGGCGACCTTCATCGCGCGGCCCGTGGGCGGGGTGTTCTTCGGCTGGCTCGGGGACAAGCTCGGGCGCCAGAAGGTGCTCGCGATGACCCTCATCCTCATGGCGGCCTCGACCTTCGTGGTCGGGCTCCTGCCGGGCTACTCCTCGATCGGCATCTGGGCCGCGGTTCTGCTCGTGCTCACAAAGCTGGTCCAGGGCTTCTCGACCGGTGGCGAGTACGCCGGCGCCACGACGTTCGTGAGCGAGTACGCCCCCGACAACCGGCGTGGCTTCGTCGCGAGCATGCTCGACATGGGCAGCTACCTCGGCTTCGCGATCGGTGCCGCCCTGGTGTCGGTCCTGCAGCTGACGCTCGGCCAGGCCGCGATGGAGGACTGGGGGTGGCGCCTGCCGTTCCTGATCGCGGGCCCGCTCGGGCTCATCGCGATCTACTTCCGGATGAAGATCGAGGAGTCGCCGACCTTCCAGGCGACGCTCGACGCGCAGCAGGCCAGCGCGGACGAGCCCGTCGGCTCCGACGACGCGGCCTTGAAGACGCCGATCGGCATCTTCCGGGCGTACTGGCGCAAGATCCTCGTGGCGATGATCATCGTGGCCGCGGCGAACACCGTCGGCTACGCGCTCACGTCCTACATGCCGACCTACCTCACGAGCACCATGGGGTACGACGAGGTGCACGGAACGCTGCTGACGATCCCGGTGCTCGTGATCATGTCGATCTGCATCCCGCTGGCGGGGCGGCTGTCGGACAAGATCGGGCGCCGGCCGGTGCTCTGGCTCGGCTCGATCTCCGCCGTCGTCGGCGCCGTCCCGGCCTTCCTGCTCATCGGCCACGGCGCGCTGTGGTCGACGCTGCTCGGGCTCGCCCTCATCGCTGTGCCGGTGACGTTCTACGTCTCGAACATCGCGTCTGCCCTGCCGGCGCTGTTCCCGACCGCGAGCCGCTACGGCGCGATGGGGATCGCTTACAACTTCGCGGTCGCGATCTTCGGCGGGACGTCGCCGTTCATCATCGCGGCGCTGATCACCTACACCGACGACGTGATGATGCCCGCGTACTACCTGATGGGCACCTCGGCCATCGGTGCGGTGGCGATCTACTTCCTCACGGAGTCCGCCAACCGGCCGCTGCCCGGCTCGATGCCGAGCGTCGACACAGAGGAGGAGGCCCACGCGCTCGTGGCCACGCAGGAGGAGAACCCCCTGCTGGACATGAACGAACTGCCGTTCGACGACACGTACGAGCCCGCCGAGACCGACGCGGACCTCGTGCACGCCGGCGAGGTCGGCGAGGGCGAGCGCGTCCCGGTCTAG
- the dxr gene encoding 1-deoxy-D-xylulose-5-phosphate reductoisomerase, whose protein sequence is MSQRTAILLGSTGSIGTQAIDVITRNPDRFAVVGLSAGGADPVALARQAVSLGVQVVAVADPHAAPALMSAIADAAFAAGRTSAGIEVLVGPDAATELAGRPADVVLNGITGSVGLGPTLAALAAGTTLALANKESLVVGGPLVAAALTRPDQIVPVDSEHSAMAQALRSGTHAEVRRLILTASGGPFRGRSRDELKPVTPDEALHHPTWTMGPVVTINSATLMNKGLELIEAHLLFDVPTDDITVVVHPQSVVHSMVEFVDGSTLAQASPPDMRLPIALGLSWPERIADVASACDWTAAREWTFEPLDEAAFPAVGLARAAVAASATHPAVFNAANEQGVRAFLAGRIGFLDIVDTVARVLDEHDGAATAAGLTLADVLAAEEWARARADELLRRS, encoded by the coding sequence ATGAGCCAGCGCACCGCCATTCTGCTCGGGTCCACCGGTTCGATCGGCACCCAGGCCATCGACGTGATCACCCGCAACCCCGACCGGTTCGCCGTCGTCGGGCTGAGCGCGGGCGGCGCCGATCCGGTCGCGCTCGCCCGGCAGGCGGTGTCGCTCGGGGTGCAGGTCGTCGCGGTGGCCGATCCACACGCGGCGCCCGCGCTGATGTCGGCGATCGCCGACGCCGCCTTCGCGGCCGGGCGGACCAGCGCCGGGATCGAGGTGCTCGTCGGCCCCGACGCCGCGACCGAGCTGGCCGGGCGCCCCGCCGACGTCGTGCTCAACGGGATCACCGGCTCGGTCGGCCTGGGGCCCACCCTCGCCGCGCTGGCGGCCGGCACCACGCTCGCGCTCGCGAACAAGGAGTCACTCGTCGTCGGCGGCCCGCTCGTGGCCGCGGCGCTGACCCGGCCGGACCAGATCGTGCCGGTGGACTCCGAGCACTCCGCGATGGCGCAGGCGCTGCGGTCCGGGACCCACGCGGAGGTGCGCCGGCTCATCCTCACCGCGTCCGGGGGGCCGTTCCGCGGGCGCTCCCGCGACGAGCTGAAGCCCGTCACGCCGGACGAGGCGCTGCACCACCCCACCTGGACCATGGGTCCCGTCGTGACGATCAACTCGGCGACGCTGATGAACAAGGGGCTCGAGCTCATCGAGGCCCACCTGCTGTTCGACGTCCCGACCGACGACATCACCGTCGTCGTGCACCCGCAGTCGGTCGTGCACTCGATGGTCGAGTTCGTCGACGGCTCGACCCTCGCGCAGGCGTCGCCGCCCGACATGCGCCTGCCGATCGCCCTCGGGCTGTCGTGGCCCGAGCGGATCGCCGACGTCGCGTCCGCGTGCGACTGGACCGCGGCGCGTGAGTGGACCTTCGAGCCGCTCGACGAGGCAGCGTTCCCCGCCGTCGGGCTGGCGCGCGCCGCCGTCGCGGCGTCGGCCACCCACCCGGCGGTCTTCAACGCCGCGAACGAGCAGGGCGTGCGGGCGTTCCTCGCCGGGCGCATCGGCTTCCTGGACATCGTCGACACGGTCGCCCGGGTGCTCGACGAGCACGACGGGGCGGCCACCGCCGCGGGCCTGACCCTCGCGGACGTGCTCGCGGCCGAAGAGTGGGCCCGGGCCCGCGCCGACGAGCTCCTGCGCCGCAGCTAG
- a CDS encoding NAD(P)/FAD-dependent oxidoreductase — translation MSGPRDLSLWLDQVVADGDPLTPRAPLDGDCEADVVVVGAGLTGLWTAYYLTEADPEVRVVIVEREFAGFGASGRNGGWCSALFPTSADAIAREHGPEAARALRAAMRDTVVEVGGVAAFEEIECDFAYGGTVTLARSAAQLDRARADADAAARWGDEVTLLDAAQARERVGATRVLGATFTPDCARVQPARLARGLARVLERRGVQIAEGTTALRLSPRAVVTDHGIVRAKHVVRATEAWTARLPGTGRDVVPVYSLMIATEPLPTSVWDRLGLARGETFADHRHLIVYGQRTADDRLAFGGRGAPYHAGSKIEGAFDRDRRVHAHLRAALIDLFPDVADFAVTHSWGGPLGIARDWQASVGLDPRTGLAWAGGYVGDGLATTNLAGRTLADLISGHDSALTRLPWVNHRSPRWEAEPARWLGINAGFAVAVAADAEERLTRRPSALATALGRFTGH, via the coding sequence GTGAGCGGCCCCCGCGACCTCTCCCTCTGGCTCGACCAGGTGGTCGCGGACGGCGACCCGCTCACGCCCCGCGCCCCGCTGGACGGCGACTGCGAGGCCGACGTCGTCGTCGTCGGCGCGGGCCTGACCGGGCTGTGGACGGCCTACTACCTGACCGAGGCCGACCCCGAGGTGCGGGTCGTGATCGTCGAGCGCGAGTTCGCCGGCTTCGGGGCGAGCGGGCGCAACGGGGGCTGGTGCTCGGCCCTGTTCCCGACGTCGGCCGACGCGATCGCCCGCGAGCACGGGCCCGAGGCGGCGCGCGCGCTGCGCGCCGCGATGCGGGACACCGTGGTCGAGGTGGGCGGCGTCGCGGCGTTCGAGGAGATCGAGTGCGACTTCGCGTACGGCGGGACGGTCACGCTCGCGCGCTCGGCCGCCCAGCTCGACCGGGCCCGCGCCGACGCCGATGCCGCCGCACGCTGGGGCGACGAGGTCACGCTGCTCGACGCCGCGCAGGCCCGCGAGCGGGTCGGCGCCACGCGCGTGCTCGGCGCGACCTTCACCCCGGACTGCGCCCGGGTCCAACCGGCCCGACTGGCGCGCGGCCTCGCGCGCGTGCTCGAGCGCCGCGGCGTGCAGATCGCCGAGGGCACGACGGCGCTGCGCCTGTCGCCGCGTGCCGTCGTCACCGATCACGGCATTGTGCGCGCCAAGCACGTCGTGCGGGCGACGGAGGCGTGGACGGCCCGGCTGCCCGGCACCGGCCGCGACGTCGTGCCGGTCTACTCGCTGATGATCGCGACCGAGCCGCTGCCGACGTCGGTGTGGGACCGCCTCGGCCTGGCGCGCGGTGAGACGTTCGCCGACCACCGCCACCTCATCGTCTACGGCCAGCGCACGGCGGACGACCGGCTCGCGTTCGGCGGCCGGGGCGCGCCGTACCACGCGGGCTCGAAGATCGAGGGCGCGTTCGACCGCGACCGGCGGGTGCACGCCCACCTGCGCGCGGCCCTGATCGACCTGTTCCCGGACGTCGCGGACTTCGCGGTGACCCATTCCTGGGGCGGACCACTGGGCATCGCCCGCGACTGGCAGGCGAGCGTCGGCCTCGACCCGCGCACGGGGCTGGCCTGGGCGGGTGGGTACGTCGGCGACGGCTTGGCCACGACCAACCTCGCCGGCCGCACGCTCGCGGACCTGATCTCGGGCCATGACAGCGCGCTGACGCGGCTCCCGTGGGTCAACCACCGCTCGCCGCGCTGGGAGGCCGAACCCGCGCGCTGGCTCGGCATCAACGCGGGGTTCGCCGTCGCCGTCGCCGCCGACGCCGAGGAGCGCCTCACTCGGCGCCCGAGCGCCCTGGCGACCGCCCTCGGCCGGTTCACGGGCCACTAG
- a CDS encoding aspartate aminotransferase family protein, whose protein sequence is MTTEARSVTPTGTPRDDAARRHLWGHFTRHSSWDLSVPTIVRGQGHHIWDDTGHQLIDGLSGLFVVQVGHGRAELAERAHAQASELAFFPLWSYAHPNAIDLAERLAHHAPGDLNRVFFTTGGGEAVETAWKLAKQYWKLQGQPTKYKVISRAVAYHGTPQGALSITGIPAMKAPFEPLVPGAHKVPNTNIYRGPEALREDPKAFGRWAADRIEEAILFEGADTVAAVFLEPVQNSGGCFPPPPGYFERVREICDAYDVLLVSDEVICAFGRIGEIFACNDYGYVPDMITCAKGMTSGYSPIGALIASDRLFEPFSTGSTTFYHGYTFGGHPVSAAVAMANLDIFEREKITEHVHANAPIFRSTLEKLLDLPIVGDVRGDGYFYGIELVKDKATRETFDDDESERLLRGFLSKALFDAGLYCRADDRGDPVVQLAPPLTCGPAEFDQMEQILRGVLSEAWTRL, encoded by the coding sequence ATGACCACCGAAGCCCGCTCCGTCACGCCCACCGGCACCCCCCGCGACGACGCCGCGCGGCGCCACCTGTGGGGCCACTTCACGCGGCACAGCAGCTGGGACCTGTCCGTGCCGACGATCGTGCGCGGGCAGGGCCACCACATCTGGGACGACACCGGTCACCAGCTCATCGACGGCCTGTCGGGGCTGTTCGTCGTGCAGGTCGGCCACGGCCGCGCCGAGCTCGCCGAGCGGGCCCACGCCCAGGCCAGCGAGCTCGCGTTCTTCCCGCTCTGGTCGTACGCGCACCCGAACGCGATCGACCTGGCCGAACGCCTCGCGCATCACGCGCCGGGCGACCTCAACCGCGTCTTCTTCACGACCGGCGGCGGCGAGGCCGTCGAGACGGCCTGGAAGCTCGCGAAGCAGTACTGGAAGCTCCAGGGTCAGCCGACCAAGTACAAGGTCATCTCGCGCGCGGTCGCCTACCACGGCACCCCGCAGGGGGCGCTGTCGATCACCGGCATCCCCGCGATGAAGGCCCCGTTCGAGCCGCTCGTGCCCGGCGCGCACAAGGTGCCCAACACGAACATCTACCGCGGGCCGGAGGCGCTGCGCGAGGATCCCAAGGCGTTCGGCCGGTGGGCCGCCGACCGGATCGAGGAGGCGATCCTCTTCGAGGGCGCCGATACCGTCGCGGCCGTGTTCCTCGAGCCGGTCCAGAACTCCGGCGGCTGCTTCCCCCCGCCGCCCGGGTACTTCGAGCGGGTCCGGGAGATCTGCGACGCCTACGACGTGCTGCTCGTGTCCGACGAGGTGATCTGCGCGTTCGGCCGGATCGGCGAGATCTTCGCGTGCAACGACTACGGGTACGTCCCCGACATGATCACCTGCGCGAAGGGCATGACCTCGGGGTACTCCCCGATCGGCGCGCTCATCGCGTCCGACCGGCTGTTCGAGCCGTTCAGCACGGGCTCGACGACCTTCTACCACGGGTACACGTTCGGCGGGCACCCGGTCTCGGCGGCCGTCGCGATGGCGAACCTCGACATCTTCGAGCGCGAGAAGATCACCGAGCACGTGCACGCGAACGCGCCGATCTTCCGCAGCACGCTCGAGAAGCTGCTCGACCTGCCGATCGTCGGCGACGTGCGCGGGGACGGGTACTTCTACGGGATCGAGCTCGTCAAGGACAAGGCGACCCGCGAGACCTTCGACGACGACGAGAGCGAGCGCCTGCTGCGCGGCTTCCTGTCCAAGGCCCTGTTCGACGCCGGCCTGTACTGCCGCGCCGACGACCGCGGCGACCCGGTGGTCCAGCTCGCGCCGCCGCTGACCTGCGGCCCCGCCGAGTTCGACCAGATGGAGCAGATCCTGCGCGGCGTGCTGTCGGAAGCCTGGACTCGCCTGTGA
- a CDS encoding Lrp/AsnC family transcriptional regulator, producing the protein MTQRSRTSATVPLDAISKAIIEQLQEDGRRAYASIGKAVGLSEAAVRQRVQRLVESGIVQIVAVTDPVQVGFARQAMIGIRSGGDLEKLADSIAELPEIDYVVITAGGFDLLVEVVCEDDEHLLDVLNNKIRALPGVLGTETFVYLKLRKQQYNWGTR; encoded by the coding sequence ATGACTCAGCGCTCGCGCACCTCGGCGACCGTCCCGCTGGACGCGATCTCGAAGGCCATCATCGAGCAGCTCCAGGAGGACGGCCGGCGCGCCTACGCGTCGATCGGCAAGGCGGTCGGCCTCTCGGAGGCCGCGGTCCGCCAGCGCGTCCAACGGCTCGTCGAGTCCGGCATCGTGCAGATCGTCGCCGTCACCGACCCCGTCCAGGTGGGCTTCGCGCGCCAGGCGATGATCGGGATCCGCAGCGGCGGCGACCTCGAGAAGCTCGCCGACTCGATCGCCGAGCTGCCCGAGATCGACTACGTGGTGATCACCGCCGGGGGGTTCGACCTGCTGGTCGAGGTCGTCTGCGAGGACGACGAGCACCTCCTCGACGTGCTCAACAACAAGATCCGCGCGCTCCCGGGAGTGCTCGGCACCGAGACGTTCGTCTACCTCAAGCTCCGCAAGCAGCAATACAACTGGGGAACCCGATGA
- a CDS encoding gamma-aminobutyraldehyde dehydrogenase encodes MSATTTDLTPPPPLTALRNFIDGAHHDAGSGRTAEIIDPSTGRAYASAPVSDADDVDRALRAASRAFGAWRDSTPGERQLALLRIADAIDARAGEFVEVESRNTGKPLALVASDELPPSSDHFRFFAGAARLLEGSSAGEYLAGHTSFVRREPIGVCGQVTPWNYPLMMAVWKIAPALAAGNTVVLKPSDTTPASTLLLAEIAAEFLPAGVFNVVCGDRDTGRALVDHPLPDMVSITGSVRAGMEVAGSAARDVKRVHLELGGKAPVVVFADADLAAAAAGIAYGGFYNAGQDCTAATRVLVHESVHADFAAALAEQAAGQRTGRPDEDDIAFGPVNSAGQLARVAGFLDRLPDHARILTGGHRQGDTGYFHEATVVDGLRQEDEVSQTEIFGPVITIQTFRDEAEAVALANGVDYGLSSSVWTKDHGTAMRMSRSLDFGVVWINTHIPFVSEMPHGGFKHSGYGKDLSKYSLEDYTRIKHVMTNLDA; translated from the coding sequence GTGAGCGCCACGACCACCGACCTGACACCCCCGCCGCCGCTGACCGCGCTGCGCAACTTCATCGACGGCGCGCACCACGACGCCGGCTCGGGCCGCACCGCCGAGATCATCGATCCGAGCACCGGTCGGGCCTACGCGAGCGCGCCCGTCTCCGACGCCGACGACGTCGACCGGGCCCTGCGCGCCGCCTCGCGGGCGTTCGGAGCGTGGCGCGACAGCACGCCGGGCGAGCGCCAGCTCGCGCTGCTGCGCATCGCCGACGCGATCGACGCGCGCGCGGGGGAGTTCGTCGAGGTCGAGTCCCGCAACACCGGCAAGCCGCTCGCCCTCGTCGCCAGCGACGAGCTGCCGCCGTCGAGCGACCACTTCCGCTTCTTCGCGGGCGCGGCGCGCCTGCTCGAGGGGTCGAGCGCGGGGGAGTACCTCGCCGGCCACACGTCGTTCGTGCGGCGCGAGCCCATCGGCGTGTGCGGGCAGGTCACGCCGTGGAACTACCCGCTCATGATGGCCGTGTGGAAGATCGCGCCGGCGCTCGCGGCCGGCAACACGGTGGTGCTCAAGCCGTCCGACACGACGCCCGCGTCGACGCTGCTGCTGGCCGAGATCGCCGCCGAGTTCCTGCCCGCCGGCGTGTTCAACGTCGTGTGCGGGGACCGGGACACCGGCCGGGCGCTCGTGGACCACCCGCTCCCGGACATGGTCTCGATCACCGGCTCCGTGCGCGCAGGGATGGAGGTCGCGGGCAGCGCGGCCCGCGACGTCAAGCGTGTGCACCTCGAGCTCGGGGGCAAGGCCCCGGTCGTCGTGTTCGCCGACGCCGACCTCGCGGCGGCCGCGGCGGGGATCGCCTACGGCGGCTTCTACAACGCGGGCCAGGACTGCACCGCCGCGACCCGGGTGCTCGTGCACGAGTCGGTGCACGCGGACTTCGCCGCCGCGCTCGCCGAGCAGGCGGCCGGCCAGCGCACGGGCCGCCCGGACGAGGACGACATCGCGTTCGGGCCGGTCAACAGCGCGGGCCAGCTCGCGCGCGTCGCCGGCTTCCTCGACCGGCTGCCCGACCACGCGCGGATCCTCACGGGCGGGCACCGGCAGGGCGACACCGGCTACTTCCACGAGGCGACGGTGGTCGACGGGCTGCGCCAGGAGGACGAGGTCAGCCAGACCGAGATCTTCGGTCCCGTCATCACGATCCAGACGTTCCGGGACGAGGCGGAGGCGGTCGCGCTCGCGAACGGGGTCGACTACGGGCTGTCGAGCTCGGTGTGGACGAAGGACCACGGCACTGCGATGCGGATGTCCCGGTCGCTCGACTTCGGCGTCGTGTGGATCAACACCCACATCCCCTTCGTCTCGGAGATGCCGCACGGCGGGTTCAAGCACTCCGGCTACGGCAAGGACCTGTCCAAGTACAGCCTCGAGGACTACACGCGGATCAAGCACGTCATGACGAATCTCGACGCCTGA